In Candidatus Berkelbacteria bacterium, the following are encoded in one genomic region:
- a CDS encoding type II secretion system protein, which translates to MATKRGFTLIELLVTVAIMGLMLSLLVPMVDRSLGKNRVATDAEIFRSKIEEVRLLSGSTQQTDETPGSNFTYDETGYYGIWFHSDAYRSSHYDIVRLSYPLNASGAPCKPGDVQLQAWNQDGPCFVERVNMSKGVTLSCKICGDTAESRSNHFVVFRVPTRQMFHIRVEGSAWIEEGPVFGNPLLELTFTNKKATVAIEPYTAKVGVTYSEN; encoded by the coding sequence ATGGCTACTAAACGAGGTTTCACGCTAATTGAGCTATTGGTAACGGTTGCCATTATGGGTCTGATGCTCAGCTTACTCGTACCGATGGTTGATCGCTCGCTCGGGAAAAACCGTGTGGCAACCGACGCTGAAATCTTCCGCTCTAAAATCGAAGAAGTTAGATTACTTTCTGGTTCTACCCAACAGACTGACGAAACGCCCGGTAGTAACTTCACCTACGACGAAACAGGTTATTACGGTATCTGGTTTCACAGTGACGCTTATCGTAGCAGTCACTATGATATCGTGCGCTTGTCTTATCCGTTAAATGCCTCCGGAGCGCCGTGTAAGCCCGGGGATGTTCAGTTGCAAGCCTGGAATCAAGACGGGCCCTGTTTTGTTGAACGCGTCAACATGAGTAAGGGTGTGACACTAAGCTGCAAGATTTGCGGGGACACTGCCGAATCACGCAGCAATCACTTCGTTGTCTTTCGCGTTCCGACCCGTCAAATGTTTCACATTCGGGTCGAAGGCTCCGCCTGGATCGAAGAAGGACCGGTTTTTGGTAACCCGTTACTTGAATTGACTTTCACCAACAAAAAAGCAACAGTAGCCATAGAGCCGTACACGGCTAAGGTTGGCGTGACGTATAGCGAAAACTGA
- a CDS encoding prepilin peptidase, producing the protein MGGVIFVFIFGLIIGSFLNVVIARFDDWQSIMRGRSHCPKCKKSLSWFDLIPLLSYVVLRGRCRHCQQPISAQYPIVEFSTAALVAAGYYLVFVIADLAGWQGVAAFIAYIVTISALVTIFFHDLYEMLVPEVMSYVALIGATVFSLFYHQDPLVTLYGGLAALIPIALLVYPTRGIWMGEGDVKIAAALGLLVGWPSAVVFLVGSFIIGGIFGAYLLLRGQVKLKSAVPFAPFLIIAGLLALYWGPQLVEWYLGMLGYGY; encoded by the coding sequence ATGGGTGGGGTAATCTTTGTTTTCATCTTCGGCCTAATCATCGGCTCTTTCCTTAATGTTGTCATTGCCAGGTTTGACGACTGGCAATCAATTATGCGCGGTCGCTCACATTGCCCCAAGTGTAAAAAGAGTCTTTCTTGGTTTGATCTAATTCCTCTACTCAGCTACGTCGTCCTGCGCGGTCGCTGCCGCCACTGCCAACAACCTATCAGCGCCCAGTACCCGATCGTGGAGTTTTCCACGGCAGCGCTTGTGGCGGCCGGTTACTACCTGGTTTTCGTGATTGCTGACTTGGCGGGTTGGCAAGGGGTGGCCGCCTTTATCGCTTACATTGTCACTATTAGCGCCCTGGTGACGATTTTCTTCCATGACCTGTATGAAATGCTGGTGCCGGAGGTTATGTCCTACGTTGCCCTAATTGGGGCGACTGTTTTCTCGTTGTTTTACCACCAAGATCCGCTCGTCACGCTTTATGGAGGCTTGGCGGCGCTCATCCCGATTGCTTTACTGGTTTACCCGACACGTGGAATCTGGATGGGGGAGGGGGATGTCAAAATTGCCGCTGCACTAGGGCTGCTTGTAGGCTGGCCATCGGCCGTGGTGTTTCTAGTCGGCTCCTTCATTATCGGCGGCATATTTGGGGCTTATTTACTGCTTCGCGGCCAAGTTAAACTAAAATCGGCTGTGCCATTTGCACCATTCCTAATTATCGCCGGGCTGCTCGCCCTGTACTGGGGTCCGCAATTGGTAGAATGGTATCTAGGGATGCTTGGCTATGGCTACTAA
- a CDS encoding type II secretion system protein: MKRGFTLIELLITIAIIGILASLVLVALNSSRNRAQDAQRKSNAHNLDAALARFYLDKSGYPADTNSEVADGIDIEAADNTCGEPLQSALVIGGHLSSGSTCQEIASNPQRYATSASVNGVATDYSIGWQLSARSDEPISTGNGTYQADGSGAVDTGGAINFTLDGPFEDGAYVFVTYGPQ, from the coding sequence ATGAAGAGGGGATTTACTTTGATCGAGCTTCTGATCACAATTGCGATCATCGGTATTCTTGCCTCGCTCGTCCTGGTGGCACTAAACAGCTCTAGGAACCGAGCACAGGATGCCCAACGTAAAAGTAACGCTCACAACTTGGACGCGGCTTTGGCACGCTTTTACTTAGACAAAAGTGGCTATCCGGCCGACACCAACTCGGAGGTCGCTGATGGCATAGATATCGAAGCGGCAGATAATACATGTGGCGAGCCACTTCAATCGGCGTTAGTTATCGGTGGTCACCTTTCTTCAGGCTCAACTTGTCAGGAAATTGCCAGCAATCCTCAGCGTTACGCTACCTCGGCCAGCGTTAACGGCGTAGCGACCGACTACTCGATCGGCTGGCAGTTGTCCGCTCGTAGTGACGAGCCGATCTCGACAGGAAATGGTACCTATCAGGCTGATGGCAGTGGTGCAGTCGATACGGGCGGCGCGATTAACTTTACCCTCGACGGACCGTTTGAAGATGGCGCTTACGTCTTCGTAACCTATGGCCCGCAATAA
- a CDS encoding type II secretion system protein encodes MKKGFTLIELLVVIAIIGILAALVIVSLSGARSKAQDTQRKNNARNLDTALATFYVDKSGYPASDTTDDVNGFQFGTNQSTTPACAAPLAQLVGTGAYLATHTACHESQADATNPKRYATSANSSGTAANYTLGWQLASVTDTIITSGNGVYQADLDGDVLTGGTVDFTNVGPFGDNALVFVTYGPQ; translated from the coding sequence ATGAAAAAAGGTTTTACCCTTATTGAACTATTGGTTGTTATTGCCATCATCGGTATCTTGGCAGCACTTGTCATCGTCTCTTTGAGCGGTGCCAGAAGTAAGGCTCAAGACACCCAGCGCAAGAACAACGCCAGAAACCTTGATACTGCTTTAGCGACGTTCTACGTCGACAAGAGCGGCTACCCAGCTAGCGATACAACAGATGACGTTAACGGATTCCAGTTTGGTACTAACCAAAGTACGACTCCGGCTTGTGCGGCACCTCTGGCGCAGCTTGTTGGCACCGGTGCGTATCTCGCGACTCACACTGCTTGCCACGAGAGTCAAGCCGATGCTACCAACCCAAAGCGTTACGCAACGTCAGCTAACTCTAGCGGAACAGCTGCTAACTACACTCTTGGCTGGCAGCTTGCCTCGGTAACCGACACGATTATCACTAGCGGCAACGGTGTTTACCAAGCTGATCTCGACGGTGATGTTTTAACTGGTGGTACTGTTGACTTTACTAACGTCGGTCCTTTTGGGGACAACGCGCTCGTATTCGTCACTTACGGTCCACAGTAG